The following are encoded together in the Triticum dicoccoides isolate Atlit2015 ecotype Zavitan chromosome 6B, WEW_v2.0, whole genome shotgun sequence genome:
- the LOC119326368 gene encoding nicotianamine synthase 1 — translation MDAQNKEVAALIEKIAGLQAAIAELPSLSPSPEVDRLFTDLVTACVPPSPVDVAKLSPEHQRMREALIRLCSAAEGKLEAHYADLLATFDNPLDHLGRFPYYSNYVNLSRLEYELLARHVPGIAPARVAFVGSGPLPFSSFVLAAHHLPDAQFDNYDLCGAANERARKLFGASEDGVGARMKFHTADVADLTQELGAYDVVFLAALVGMAAEEKAKVIAHLGAHMVEGASLVVRSAHGARGFLYPIVDPEDIRRGGFEVLAVHHPEGEVINSVIVARKAVDAQLSGPQNGDAHARGAVPLVSSPCSFSTKMEAGALEKSEELATKELAF, via the coding sequence ATGGATGCCCAGAACAAGGAGGTCGCTGCTCTCATCGAGAAGATCGCCGGTCTCCAGGCCGCCATCGCCGAGCTACCGTCGCTGAGCCCGTCCCCCGAGGTCGACAGGCTCTTCACCGACCTCGTCACGGCCTGCGTCCCGCCGAGCCCCGTCGACGTGGCGAAGCTCAGCCCGGAGCACCAGAGGATGCGGGAGGCGCTCATCCGCCTGTGCTCCGCTGCCGAGGGGAAACTCGAGGCGCACTACGCCGACCTGCTCGCCACCTTCGACAACCCCCTCGACCACCTCGGCCGCTTCCCCTACTACAGCAACTACGTCAACCTCAGCAGGCTAGAGTACGAGCTCCTGGCGCGCCACGTGCCGGGCATCGCGCCGGCGCGCGTCGCCTTCGTCGGCTCCGGCCCGCTGCCGTTCAGCTCCTTCGTCCTCGCCGCGCACCACCTGCCCGACGCGCAGTTCGACAACTACGACCTGTGCGGCGCGGCGAACGAGCGCGCCAGGAAGCTGTTCGGCGCGAGCGAGGACGGCGTGGGCGCGCGCATGAAGTTCCACACGGCGGACGTCGCCGACCTCACGCAGGAGCTCGGCGCGTACGACGTGGTCTTCCTCGCCGCGCTCGTCGGCATGGCGGCCGAGGAGAAGGCCAAGGTGATAGCCCACCTGGGTGCGCACATGGTGGAGGGGGCGTCCCTGGTCGTGCGGAGCGCCCACGGCGCGCGCGGCTTCCTGTACCCCATCGTAGACCCGGAGGACATCAGGCGGGGCGGGTTCGAGGTGCTGGCCGTGCACCACCCAGAAGGTGAGGTGATCAACTCTGTCATCGTCGCCCGTAAGGCCGTCGACGCGCAGCTCAGTGGGCCGCAGAACGGAGACGCGCACGCACGGGGCGCGGTGCCGCTGGTCAGCTCGCCATGCAGCTTCTCCACCAAGATGGAGGCGGGCGCGCTTGAGAAGAGCGAGGAGTTGGCCACCAAAGAGCTGGCCTTCTGA